In Luteitalea sp. TBR-22, one genomic interval encodes:
- a CDS encoding Xaa-Pro peptidase family protein, translated as MRTSATMGLALAAMLLAGVADGQEARRRWEMERQIRLDKFDQVLPAAMRASGIDMWIVAVKENHPDPLWNDLGRGYVTGVGYYVFSDRGDRVERVALGPSGYLLEQSGAYDRLGAASELAAYVKARDPKRIGVNMSDTMGAADGLSATMAMHLATTLGEPWASRLVSAERLVSDFRARRVAGEVVAVGEAAGIAVQLAERALSNEVIQPGVTTLEDVAWWLQDRLLERGLGSAFDMPSVYVTGPEGIAAVSTSRVIARGDVVMIDWGVEVMNTATDVKRVAYVLRDDETEPPASIRRAFDRAITVRPVLRRALRAGRSAADTMTAMDEALRAAGFGVIEFNKPNADDRTDVAYGFHPVGNDGHDVGASMTTWQPVQRTFELRTMQMFAFEFFAYTPLPEWGGKKLRIPIEDDAILLEDGVQFLHPANHRLLVIR; from the coding sequence GTGCGAACGAGCGCAACGATGGGACTGGCGCTGGCGGCGATGCTGCTGGCCGGCGTGGCGGACGGGCAGGAGGCGCGCCGCCGCTGGGAGATGGAGCGACAGATCCGCCTGGACAAGTTCGATCAGGTGCTGCCGGCGGCGATGCGAGCCAGCGGCATCGACATGTGGATTGTCGCGGTGAAGGAGAACCACCCCGACCCGCTGTGGAACGACCTCGGACGGGGCTACGTGACCGGCGTCGGCTACTACGTCTTCAGCGATCGCGGCGACCGCGTGGAACGCGTCGCGCTCGGGCCCAGCGGATACCTGCTGGAACAGTCCGGGGCCTACGACCGGCTCGGCGCGGCCTCGGAGTTGGCCGCCTACGTGAAGGCGCGCGACCCGAAGCGCATCGGCGTGAACATGTCCGACACCATGGGCGCGGCCGACGGACTGTCGGCGACCATGGCCATGCACCTGGCCACCACGCTCGGCGAACCCTGGGCCTCGCGGCTGGTCAGCGCCGAACGGCTCGTCTCCGACTTCCGCGCCCGGCGGGTCGCGGGCGAGGTCGTCGCGGTCGGCGAGGCCGCGGGTATCGCGGTCCAGCTTGCCGAGCGGGCGCTCTCCAACGAGGTGATCCAGCCGGGTGTGACGACCCTCGAGGACGTCGCGTGGTGGCTGCAGGACCGGCTGCTCGAGCGGGGACTCGGGTCGGCCTTCGACATGCCCTCCGTGTACGTGACCGGCCCCGAGGGGATCGCCGCGGTGTCGACGTCGCGGGTCATCGCGCGTGGCGACGTCGTGATGATCGACTGGGGCGTCGAGGTGATGAACACCGCGACCGACGTCAAGCGGGTCGCTTACGTGCTGCGCGACGACGAGACGGAGCCCCCGGCCAGCATCAGGCGCGCCTTCGACCGCGCGATCACCGTGCGCCCGGTGCTGCGTCGTGCGCTGCGGGCCGGTCGCTCCGCCGCCGACACGATGACCGCCATGGACGAGGCGTTGCGCGCCGCGGGCTTCGGCGTGATCGAGTTCAACAAGCCCAATGCCGACGACAGGACCGACGTGGCCTACGGTTTCCATCCGGTCGGCAACGACGGCCACGACGTCGGCGCGTCGATGACCACGTGGCAGCCCGTGCAGCGCACCTTCGAGCTGCGCACCATGCAGATGTTCGCCTTCGAGTTCTTCGCCTACACGCCCCTGCCGGAATGGGGCGGCAAGAAGCTGCGCATCCCGATCGAAGACGATGCCATCCTGCTGGAGGACGGGGTGCAGTTCCTGCACCCGGCCAACCACCGCCTGCTCGTCATCAGGTGA
- a CDS encoding HEAT repeat domain-containing protein: MLALKTSVLVALLAAATPALAQPAAAPAAPRASYDQVVANLRSPEPDVRRDALRALGATAYPEAIAPLSQLLTDPLDDIQLETIYTLLSFYHVEKPEVLDRKGLRVRPTSRLTAAAQRIYDLGPYGLIPQPVPVELTNGLAQSMFDANPRVRIESVYALGVMARPPLDGYAAEALTRLLQDPVEDIREATARVIGGLRVATAGDALVALLNDKSTRVATAAMRALGDIKAWQSIQALTDQFNYHGGKGPRAEAAFDALARIAHASSQSLFTAQLSSSQPNLRRLAAEGLARSGNREAAQQAGNALVNDKEVDVKLAGAYAAVVGSGVQSGGVATLVSALDQGAHHEQAMAYLVELGPRAIPGLDQALASPDPATRERVALVLGFIGGEQALVLLERARGDGDLRVVRAAERAIARLRKTA, translated from the coding sequence ATGCTTGCACTGAAGACGAGCGTTCTCGTGGCGCTGCTCGCGGCTGCCACGCCGGCCCTCGCCCAACCCGCGGCGGCGCCCGCGGCGCCGCGCGCCTCCTACGACCAGGTCGTGGCCAACCTCAGGTCGCCCGAGCCCGACGTGCGGCGCGATGCGCTGCGGGCACTCGGCGCGACGGCCTATCCCGAAGCGATCGCCCCGCTGAGCCAGTTGCTCACCGATCCGCTCGACGACATCCAGCTCGAGACCATCTACACGCTGCTCAGCTTCTACCACGTGGAGAAGCCCGAGGTGCTCGACCGCAAGGGCCTGCGGGTGCGCCCGACCTCCAGGCTGACCGCCGCGGCGCAGCGCATCTACGACCTCGGACCCTACGGCCTGATTCCGCAGCCGGTGCCGGTCGAACTCACCAACGGGCTCGCGCAGTCGATGTTCGACGCCAACCCGCGGGTCCGCATCGAGTCGGTCTACGCGCTCGGCGTGATGGCCCGGCCGCCGCTCGACGGCTATGCCGCCGAGGCGCTGACCCGTCTGTTGCAGGACCCGGTGGAAGACATCCGCGAGGCCACCGCGCGGGTGATCGGCGGGCTGCGCGTGGCCACGGCCGGCGACGCGCTGGTCGCCCTGCTGAACGACAAGAGCACGCGGGTGGCCACCGCGGCGATGCGGGCGCTGGGCGACATCAAGGCCTGGCAGTCGATCCAGGCACTCACCGACCAGTTCAACTACCACGGCGGAAAGGGGCCACGGGCCGAGGCCGCCTTCGATGCCCTGGCGCGGATCGCCCACGCCTCCTCGCAATCGCTGTTCACCGCGCAACTGTCCTCGTCGCAGCCGAACCTGCGGCGGCTCGCCGCCGAGGGGCTGGCCCGCAGCGGCAACCGGGAAGCCGCACAGCAGGCCGGCAACGCGCTGGTGAACGACAAGGAAGTCGACGTGAAGCTGGCCGGCGCGTACGCCGCCGTGGTGGGCAGCGGCGTGCAGAGCGGCGGCGTGGCGACGCTGGTCAGCGCGCTCGACCAGGGGGCGCACCACGAGCAGGCGATGGCCTACCTCGTGGAGCTCGGGCCGCGGGCCATTCCCGGCCTCGATCAGGCCCTCGCGTCGCCCGACCCCGCGACGCGCGAACGCGTCGCGCTGGTCCTCGGCTTCATCGGCGGGGAACAGGCGCTCGTGCTGCTCGAGCGGGCACGAGGCGACGGCGACCTGCGCGTGGTCCGTGCCGCCGAGCGCGCCATCGCCCGCCTGCGCAAGACGGCGTGA
- the uvrA gene encoding excinuclease ABC subunit UvrA yields MSTQKPAPIRDIVVKGARTHNLKQVDVTLPARKLIVITGVSGSGKSSLAFDTIYAEGQRRYVESLSAYARQFLERMERPDVDSIQGISPAIAIRQKNSIRNPRSTVGTTTEIHDYLRLLFARVGRTYCRNCGREVIRESAEVVAQRLAALPDGARLLLGFEMPVVSMHVTAGDEPAGEDEETTGSGKTTKQDVRLSLEATLETLRRRGFTRVLLDGQLQNLADVPVSALEGRTTLEVIVDRVKVGPDVVARLTDSLEIAYQEGGGAAFAVELPASDQRAGRPAEAAAGDGAAADAKAEGDAGGVAKAVRHVFSERFECRSCGIPYEVPQPRLFSFNNPFGACPTCHGFGNVMELDLGLVVPDPSKTLAQGAIDPWTKPQYRGYHTHLKRQGREGKVRLDVPWEKLTDAERAFVVDGDKGYEGVRGFFAVLERKKYKVHVRVFLSRYRGYQTCPDCGGSRLRREARDVQVQGLTIDRVGAMTVREALDFFGTLQLSEREAAIADKLQVEIVKRLTFLSNVGLEYLTLDRLSSTLSGGESQRISLATSLGSALVGTLYVLDEPSIGLHPRDNLRLIDILRQLRDQGNTVLVVEHDADMIAVADEIIDMGLGAGELGGRVVYAGSLEGLRKDPRSLTGKYLRDDLAIPVPGVRRKPTGQRLRVLGASEHNLKVVDVEIPLGLFTVVTGVSGSGKSTLVHDVIHAGIKKAKGDWDKAVGACRRIEGIELVSDVVLVDQAPIGRTPRSNPVTYLKAFDPIRELFATTKEARTRGLTASSFSFNVPGGRCDACEGEGQVRVEMQFLADVFVPCDVCEGTRFRPQVLEVKYRGKNIHQVLDLTVREALQFFSGSPKVLRRLQVLDEIGLGYLRLGQPATTLSGGEAQRIKIASHLSTQGGERMLYILDEPTTGLHFDDIAKLLAAFRKLLSAGHSLLVIEHNLDVIKTADWVIDLGPEGGHEGGRVVAVGSPEAIAGIEDSHTGRHLREVLLAAQRA; encoded by the coding sequence ATGTCGACCCAGAAGCCTGCGCCTATCCGCGACATCGTGGTCAAGGGCGCCCGCACGCACAACCTCAAGCAGGTGGACGTCACCTTGCCGGCGCGCAAGCTGATCGTCATCACGGGGGTCTCGGGCTCGGGCAAGTCGTCGCTCGCGTTCGATACGATCTACGCCGAGGGGCAGCGCCGCTACGTCGAGTCGCTGTCGGCCTACGCGCGGCAGTTCCTCGAGCGGATGGAGCGACCCGACGTCGACTCCATCCAGGGCATCTCCCCGGCCATCGCCATCCGGCAGAAGAACAGCATCCGCAACCCGCGGAGCACCGTCGGCACGACCACCGAGATCCACGACTACCTCCGCCTGCTGTTTGCGCGGGTCGGCCGCACGTACTGCCGCAACTGCGGCCGCGAGGTGATCCGCGAGTCGGCCGAGGTCGTCGCCCAGCGCCTGGCCGCGCTGCCCGACGGCGCGCGCCTGCTCCTCGGCTTCGAGATGCCCGTCGTGAGCATGCACGTCACGGCCGGCGACGAGCCCGCGGGCGAGGACGAGGAGACGACCGGGAGCGGGAAGACCACGAAGCAGGACGTGCGGCTGTCGCTCGAGGCCACGCTGGAGACCCTGCGCCGCCGCGGCTTCACGCGCGTGCTGCTCGACGGCCAGTTGCAGAACCTGGCCGACGTGCCGGTGAGCGCCCTCGAGGGCCGGACCACCCTCGAGGTCATCGTCGACCGCGTCAAGGTCGGCCCCGACGTCGTGGCGCGCCTGACCGACTCCCTGGAGATCGCCTACCAGGAGGGCGGGGGAGCCGCATTCGCGGTCGAACTTCCCGCGAGTGATCAGCGGGCAGGTCGTCCCGCCGAAGCGGCCGCGGGCGATGGTGCCGCCGCGGACGCGAAGGCGGAAGGGGATGCCGGCGGCGTCGCCAAGGCGGTCCGGCACGTGTTCTCCGAGCGCTTCGAGTGCCGGTCGTGCGGCATCCCGTACGAGGTCCCGCAGCCGCGGCTGTTCTCGTTCAACAACCCGTTCGGGGCCTGCCCGACGTGCCACGGCTTCGGCAACGTCATGGAACTCGACCTCGGGCTGGTGGTGCCCGATCCGTCGAAGACGCTCGCGCAGGGGGCCATCGACCCCTGGACCAAGCCGCAGTACCGGGGCTACCACACGCACCTGAAGCGGCAGGGGCGTGAGGGCAAGGTGCGCCTCGACGTGCCGTGGGAGAAGCTGACCGACGCCGAGCGCGCCTTCGTCGTCGACGGCGACAAGGGCTACGAGGGCGTGCGCGGCTTCTTCGCGGTGCTGGAGCGCAAGAAGTACAAGGTGCACGTCCGCGTCTTCCTGAGCCGCTACCGCGGGTACCAGACGTGCCCCGATTGCGGCGGGTCGCGGCTGCGCCGCGAGGCGCGCGACGTGCAGGTGCAGGGCCTGACGATCGACCGCGTCGGCGCGATGACGGTGCGCGAGGCGCTCGACTTCTTCGGCACGCTGCAGCTGTCGGAGCGCGAGGCGGCGATCGCCGACAAGCTGCAGGTGGAGATCGTCAAGCGCCTCACGTTCCTCAGCAACGTGGGGCTCGAATACCTCACGCTCGACCGCCTGTCGTCCACCCTCTCCGGTGGCGAGTCGCAGCGCATCAGCCTGGCGACCTCGCTGGGCTCGGCGCTGGTGGGCACGCTCTACGTGCTCGACGAGCCGTCCATCGGCCTGCACCCGCGCGACAACCTGCGACTCATCGACATCCTGCGGCAGCTGCGCGACCAGGGGAACACGGTGCTCGTGGTCGAGCACGACGCCGACATGATCGCGGTCGCCGACGAGATCATCGACATGGGCCTCGGGGCCGGCGAGCTCGGTGGTCGCGTCGTGTATGCGGGCTCGCTCGAGGGGCTCCGCAAGGATCCGCGGTCGCTGACCGGCAAGTACCTGCGCGACGACCTGGCGATTCCGGTGCCCGGCGTGCGGCGCAAGCCGACCGGCCAGCGGCTGCGCGTGCTCGGCGCCAGCGAGCACAACCTGAAGGTCGTCGACGTCGAGATCCCGCTGGGCCTGTTCACGGTGGTGACCGGCGTGTCCGGCTCGGGCAAGTCGACGCTCGTGCACGACGTCATCCACGCCGGCATCAAGAAGGCCAAGGGGGACTGGGACAAGGCGGTCGGCGCCTGCCGGCGCATCGAGGGGATCGAGCTGGTCTCCGACGTCGTGCTCGTCGACCAGGCGCCGATCGGACGCACGCCGCGTTCCAACCCGGTGACGTACCTCAAGGCGTTCGATCCGATCCGCGAGCTGTTTGCGACCACCAAGGAAGCGCGGACGCGCGGCCTCACGGCGTCGAGCTTCTCCTTCAACGTGCCCGGTGGGCGCTGCGACGCCTGCGAGGGCGAGGGCCAGGTGCGCGTCGAGATGCAGTTCCTCGCCGACGTGTTCGTGCCCTGTGACGTGTGCGAGGGGACGCGTTTCCGCCCGCAGGTGCTCGAGGTGAAGTACCGCGGCAAGAACATCCACCAGGTGCTCGACCTGACGGTGCGCGAGGCGCTGCAGTTCTTCAGCGGCTCGCCGAAGGTGCTGCGCCGCCTGCAGGTGCTCGACGAGATCGGCCTCGGGTACCTGCGCCTCGGGCAGCCGGCCACGACGCTGTCGGGAGGCGAGGCGCAGCGCATCAAGATCGCCTCGCACCTGTCGACGCAGGGCGGCGAGCGCATGCTCTACATCCTCGACGAGCCGACGACGGGGTTGCACTTCGACGACATCGCGAAGCTGCTCGCGGCGTTCCGGAAGCTGCTGTCGGCCGGACACTCGCTGCTGGTGATCGAGCACAACCTCGACGTGATCAAGACCGCCGACTGGGTGATCGACCTCGGCCCCGAGGGCGGCCACGAGGGCGGCCGCGTCGTCGCCGTCGGATCGCCCGAGGCGATCGCCGGCATCGAAGACTCGCACACCGGCCGGCACCTGCGCGAGGTGCTCCTGGCGGCGCAGCGGGCGTAA
- a CDS encoding vanadium-dependent haloperoxidase: MSCPAVRRFTRHASVGLACVGMLAFGAAVAPRPATAQGASSTTTMVIEWNRVLNEAFATPGANPPTIFFTRPYAIMNVAIFDALNSIERRYQPYHVRVNAAPGASADAAVAQAAHDTLAAMMPSLRARFHAALMASLAPLPAAAAADGAAVGAAVAREILELRRHDGWSRTPPDYQLPTMAGYWQPTPPNLPGPAFTQYPDVMPFGLDGSQHFVPAPPPSMLSQRYTDDFNEVKSLGAVNSTTRTADQTQMARLAQGVGTTTGPAQLWNLVLSDLARSRSLSGLETARAFAMLNMALHDGFRVTMNGKYLYGLWRPVTAIREADRDGNPATEADPAWLPLITTPPYPSYPGNLACAGIVGATVLARTFGRNDVPFSVTWPDATGAPVATRQYNGFRQLADECSRARIWGGLHFEFDQTASKGVCEQVSNYVLDNQLRPLP; encoded by the coding sequence ATGTCTTGTCCTGCAGTGCGGCGCTTCACGCGTCACGCATCGGTTGGTCTCGCCTGCGTGGGGATGCTCGCCTTCGGCGCAGCCGTCGCGCCGCGCCCGGCCACCGCCCAGGGTGCGTCCTCCACCACCACGATGGTCATCGAGTGGAATCGCGTCCTGAACGAGGCGTTCGCCACACCCGGAGCCAACCCGCCCACCATCTTCTTCACGCGGCCGTACGCGATCATGAACGTGGCGATCTTCGACGCGCTCAATTCCATCGAGCGGCGGTACCAGCCCTACCATGTCCGCGTGAACGCGGCTCCGGGGGCCTCGGCCGACGCGGCGGTCGCCCAGGCCGCCCACGACACGCTGGCGGCCATGATGCCGTCGCTGCGCGCGCGGTTCCACGCGGCGCTGATGGCCAGCCTGGCGCCGTTGCCGGCCGCGGCAGCCGCCGACGGCGCGGCCGTGGGCGCGGCGGTGGCGCGCGAGATCCTCGAACTGCGTCGCCATGACGGCTGGAGCCGCACGCCGCCGGACTACCAGTTGCCGACGATGGCGGGCTACTGGCAGCCGACGCCGCCCAACCTGCCCGGCCCGGCGTTCACCCAGTACCCCGATGTCATGCCCTTCGGCCTCGACGGCTCGCAGCACTTCGTCCCGGCTCCGCCGCCGTCGATGCTGAGCCAGCGGTACACCGATGACTTCAACGAGGTGAAGTCGCTGGGGGCCGTCAACAGCACGACGCGCACGGCCGATCAGACGCAGATGGCTCGCCTGGCGCAAGGGGTCGGCACGACCACCGGCCCCGCGCAGTTGTGGAACCTCGTGCTCAGCGACCTGGCGCGCAGTCGCTCCCTGTCGGGCCTCGAGACCGCGCGCGCCTTCGCGATGCTGAACATGGCGCTGCACGACGGCTTCCGCGTCACCATGAACGGCAAGTACCTCTACGGACTCTGGCGTCCCGTGACGGCCATCCGCGAGGCCGACCGTGATGGCAACCCGGCCACCGAGGCCGATCCCGCCTGGCTGCCGTTGATCACGACGCCCCCGTACCCCAGTTACCCGGGCAACCTCGCCTGCGCCGGCATCGTGGGCGCGACGGTGCTGGCCAGGACCTTCGGACGCAACGACGTCCCCTTCTCGGTGACCTGGCCCGACGCGACCGGCGCGCCGGTCGCCACGCGGCAGTACAACGGCTTCCGCCAGCTGGCCGACGAGTGCTCGCGCGCCCGCATCTGGGGCGGGCTCCACTTCGAGTTCGACCAGACGGCCAGCAAGGGCGTCTGCGAGCAGGTGTCGAACTACGTGCTCGACAACCAGCTCCGGCCACTGCCCTGA
- a CDS encoding glucosamine-6-phosphate deaminase, translating to MNISVHADAVALGAAAAADVAAAINAAVQARGRARIIVATGASQFTFLDALVARTDVPWAQVDAFHLDEYIGLPVSHKASFRKYLQERLFSRVPVGSALLLDGEADPARVLAEAGAAISAAPIDVCCCGIGENGHLAFNDPPADFDTEQPYLVVNLDEACRRQQVGEGWFGGLDEVPTQALSMSVRQILKSRAIFCMVPDERKAAAVQASLEGPVTNMVPASILQTHAHTQLYLDPASASRLQPATLAAARA from the coding sequence ATGAACATCTCGGTCCATGCAGACGCCGTCGCGCTCGGCGCGGCGGCGGCCGCCGACGTCGCCGCCGCCATCAACGCCGCCGTGCAGGCGCGCGGCCGCGCCCGCATCATCGTGGCGACCGGTGCGTCGCAGTTCACGTTCCTCGACGCGCTGGTGGCGCGCACCGACGTGCCGTGGGCACAGGTGGACGCGTTCCACCTCGACGAGTACATCGGGCTCCCCGTGAGCCACAAGGCGAGCTTCCGGAAGTACCTGCAGGAGCGGCTCTTCAGCCGCGTGCCCGTCGGCTCGGCGCTGCTGCTCGACGGCGAGGCCGACCCGGCCCGCGTGCTCGCCGAGGCGGGCGCCGCGATCTCGGCCGCTCCCATCGACGTGTGCTGCTGCGGCATCGGCGAGAACGGACACCTCGCCTTCAACGACCCGCCAGCCGACTTCGACACCGAGCAGCCCTACCTGGTGGTGAACCTCGACGAGGCATGCCGTCGCCAGCAGGTCGGCGAGGGCTGGTTCGGCGGGCTCGACGAGGTGCCGACGCAGGCGCTCAGCATGTCGGTGCGGCAGATCCTCAAGAGCCGCGCGATCTTCTGCATGGTGCCCGACGAGCGCAAGGCGGCGGCGGTGCAGGCCTCGCTCGAGGGGCCGGTGACCAACATGGTGCCGGCCTCGATCCTCCAGACGCACGCCCACACGCAGCTCTACCTCGACCCCGCGTCCGCGTCGCGCCTGCAACCGGCGACGCTCGCGGCGGCGCGCGCCTGA
- a CDS encoding MFS transporter — MASAPRPIKHLRWYIAVLLCLASELNYLDRQALSVLATQIQKDVGFTDAQYGQITSAFLMSYSVMYLVSGRILDMIGTRKGYLYFVAAWSVAAMSHALARTPFHFQAARFALGAAEAAVIPGGVKAATEWFPVRERALAVGIFNAGTALGSTLAVPLIGAISLYWGWRAAFIVSGGLGLMWLPLWAWLYHRPEDHKHITAEERTMILSDRGATDGQPPPSMGVLLRMKETWGCVAARVLTDPISYLLNFWVLKYLEDQFHIPRTTLLAVGWLPYAALATGNIASGAIPRYMVNTLGFTVNRARKLTTFTVSVTALVLFLVLARIDSVAPLAARVGLDITTLAIICVTAVMFCHGAWGNVILPAEVFPARAVGSVTGLGGLMGSVAGVITQRMIGHVVEGAGYAPVFLVCASAYLIAFFAVVVLIGELGRIREVRGA, encoded by the coding sequence GTGGCCAGCGCACCGCGCCCCATCAAGCACCTGCGGTGGTACATCGCGGTGCTGCTGTGCCTCGCGTCCGAGCTGAACTATCTCGATCGGCAGGCGCTCTCGGTCCTCGCGACGCAGATCCAGAAGGACGTCGGCTTCACCGACGCCCAGTACGGCCAGATCACGTCCGCGTTCCTGATGAGCTACTCGGTGATGTACCTGGTCAGCGGGCGCATCCTCGACATGATCGGGACGCGTAAGGGCTACCTGTACTTCGTCGCGGCGTGGTCGGTGGCGGCGATGAGCCACGCGCTGGCGCGCACGCCGTTCCACTTCCAGGCCGCGCGTTTCGCGCTCGGCGCCGCCGAGGCGGCGGTGATTCCGGGCGGCGTGAAGGCCGCCACCGAATGGTTCCCGGTGCGCGAGCGCGCGCTGGCGGTCGGCATCTTCAACGCCGGGACGGCCCTCGGCTCGACGCTTGCCGTGCCGTTGATCGGCGCAATCAGCCTGTACTGGGGCTGGCGCGCCGCCTTCATCGTGTCGGGCGGGCTCGGCCTGATGTGGCTGCCGCTGTGGGCCTGGCTGTATCACCGGCCCGAGGACCACAAGCACATCACCGCCGAGGAACGGACGATGATCCTGTCCGACCGCGGGGCGACCGACGGCCAGCCGCCGCCATCAATGGGCGTGCTGCTGCGGATGAAGGAGACATGGGGCTGCGTCGCGGCGCGGGTGCTGACCGACCCCATCTCGTACCTGCTGAACTTCTGGGTGCTCAAGTACCTCGAGGACCAGTTCCACATCCCCCGGACCACCCTGCTGGCCGTCGGCTGGCTGCCCTACGCGGCGCTGGCGACCGGCAACATCGCGTCGGGCGCGATTCCGCGCTACATGGTCAATACCCTCGGATTCACGGTGAATCGGGCGCGCAAGCTGACGACGTTCACCGTCTCGGTGACGGCGCTCGTGCTGTTCCTGGTGCTGGCCCGCATCGACTCGGTCGCGCCGCTGGCGGCGCGCGTCGGCCTCGACATCACGACGCTGGCGATCATCTGCGTCACCGCCGTCATGTTCTGCCACGGCGCCTGGGGCAACGTGATCCTGCCGGCGGAGGTGTTCCCGGCACGCGCGGTCGGATCGGTCACCGGCCTGGGCGGCCTGATGGGCAGCGTGGCGGGCGTGATCACGCAGCGCATGATCGGCCACGTCGTCGAGGGCGCCGGCTACGCGCCCGTGTTCCTGGTGTGCGCGTCGGCGTACCTCATCGCCTTCTTCGCCGTGGTGGTCCTGATCGGAGAGCTGGGGCGCATCCGGGAGGTGCGCGGTGCGTGA
- a CDS encoding N-acetylglucosamine-6-phosphate deacetylase, producing the protein MREHAGPAFVDLQVNGFAGVDYNAAEVTTAQIAESFAAMEATGVGLCLPTIITSTTAHFAACARRILDTRHPIVAGLHMEGPYISPEDGFRGAHPLACVTEACVDDFRRRQDAADGRIRLLTLAAEVPGALAVIEAAVDMGVRVALGHTHATAAQIADAVSAGATLSTHLGNGCPAVLPRHPNVIWDQLADDALHASLIVDGHHLPASTVRAMVRAKTPERCLLVTDAIMAAGAPPGPYRLAGLDVVCSEDGRVAAPGSATLAGSALTMPRAVGLATAWTTLDVGVVWAMASTQPARYIGLEPRGHTRVRWSDDGGRVLEVAFSPTKP; encoded by the coding sequence GTGCGTGAGCACGCAGGCCCCGCGTTCGTCGACCTGCAGGTGAACGGCTTTGCCGGCGTCGACTACAACGCCGCCGAGGTCACGACGGCGCAGATCGCCGAGTCGTTCGCGGCGATGGAGGCCACGGGCGTCGGCCTGTGCCTGCCGACGATCATCACCTCGACCACGGCGCACTTCGCGGCGTGCGCGCGCCGGATCCTCGACACGCGGCACCCGATCGTCGCCGGGCTCCACATGGAGGGCCCCTACATCTCGCCGGAAGACGGCTTCCGCGGGGCCCACCCGCTCGCGTGCGTCACCGAAGCCTGCGTCGACGACTTCCGTCGTCGACAGGACGCAGCCGACGGGCGGATCCGGTTGTTGACGCTCGCCGCCGAAGTGCCGGGCGCGCTTGCGGTCATCGAGGCCGCGGTGGACATGGGCGTGCGCGTCGCCCTCGGGCACACGCACGCGACGGCGGCGCAGATTGCCGATGCGGTCAGCGCCGGCGCCACGCTGTCCACGCACCTGGGCAACGGCTGCCCCGCGGTCCTGCCGCGGCATCCCAACGTGATCTGGGACCAGTTGGCCGACGATGCCCTGCACGCCTCGCTCATCGTCGACGGCCATCACCTGCCGGCGAGCACCGTGCGGGCGATGGTCCGCGCCAAGACGCCGGAGCGCTGCCTGCTCGTGACCGACGCCATCATGGCGGCCGGCGCGCCACCGGGACCGTACCGACTCGCGGGCCTCGACGTCGTCTGTTCCGAGGATGGGCGGGTGGCGGCACCGGGCTCGGCCACGCTGGCCGGGTCGGCCCTGACGATGCCGCGCGCCGTCGGGCTGGCGACCGCCTGGACGACCCTAGATGTGGGGGTGGTGTGGGCGATGGCCTCTACCCAGCCGGCTCGCTACATCGGACTCGAGCCACGCGGCCACACCCGGGTCCGCTGGAGCGACGATGGCGGACGAGTACTCGAGGTGGCGTTCAGCCCCACAAAGCCCTGA